In Pseudonocardia cypriaca, a single genomic region encodes these proteins:
- a CDS encoding carbohydrate ABC transporter permease, whose product MTLAERTDVRPGVAPPAPRPRRRTAVARPWLLLTPALLVMGGLLLYPLVRVLVLSLQDFGLRELVSGRTKWVGLDNYGELLGSADLWATVLPNTVVFAVVAVVLTVVLGTLVALLLARLTPLVRGLVTTAIMVAWAMPAVTGTYVWVFVFAPVDGIAVQALDALGLVDAATANPFAGRISFYAVAALNVVHHGFPFVALTVLAGLLTIPRELTEAAIMDGASAWRRFWSLTFPMLRPVFAVVTVLSTIWDFKVFTQIYLMPGGDGVNRNVLTLGTWSYVESFAQNRYGLGAAIAVLLTAMLLVVTMAYLRLLFREEEL is encoded by the coding sequence ATGACCCTCGCGGAGCGCACCGACGTCAGGCCGGGCGTGGCGCCACCCGCGCCCCGCCCGCGCCGCCGCACCGCCGTCGCCCGGCCGTGGCTGCTGCTGACGCCCGCCCTGCTCGTGATGGGCGGGCTGCTGCTCTACCCGCTCGTCCGGGTGCTGGTGCTCTCGTTGCAGGACTTCGGCCTGCGCGAGCTCGTGTCGGGACGCACGAAGTGGGTCGGGCTCGACAACTACGGGGAGCTGCTCGGCAGCGCGGACCTGTGGGCCACCGTGCTGCCCAACACCGTGGTCTTCGCCGTGGTGGCGGTGGTGCTCACGGTGGTGCTCGGCACGCTGGTCGCCCTGCTGCTCGCCCGGCTCACGCCGCTGGTCCGCGGCCTCGTCACCACCGCGATCATGGTGGCGTGGGCGATGCCGGCCGTCACCGGCACGTACGTCTGGGTGTTCGTGTTCGCGCCGGTCGACGGGATCGCGGTGCAGGCGCTCGACGCACTCGGCCTCGTCGACGCCGCCACCGCCAACCCGTTCGCCGGGCGCATCTCGTTCTACGCGGTGGCCGCGCTCAACGTGGTGCACCACGGCTTCCCGTTCGTCGCGCTCACGGTGCTCGCCGGTCTGCTGACGATCCCGCGGGAGCTCACGGAGGCGGCGATCATGGACGGGGCGAGCGCGTGGCGCCGGTTCTGGTCGCTGACCTTCCCGATGCTGCGGCCGGTGTTCGCGGTGGTCACGGTCCTGTCGACGATCTGGGACTTCAAGGTGTTCACCCAGATCTACCTGATGCCCGGCGGCGACGGCGTCAACCGCAACGTGCTCACGCTCGGCACCTGGTCCTACGTCGAGTCGTTCGCGCAGAACCGCTACGGCCTCGGCGCCGCGATCGCGGTGCTGCTCACCGCGATGCTGCTGGTGGTCACGATGGCCTACCTGCGGCTGCTGTTCCGGGAGGAGGAGCTGTGA
- a CDS encoding glycoside hydrolase family 3 protein, with amino-acid sequence MTTDERLVDAVLLPGFTGTTVPGWLARAADAGLAGVCLFAGNVGPGLSALTDELHGRRPGFLVASDEEGGSVTRLDVPAPSAAALGRLDDETVTEAVAAGIGAQCRARGIDLALAPVADVNAEPDNPVIGIRSFGATPELVARHTAAFVRGMQGAGTAATAKHFPGHGCTTVDSHLALPVIGDDAGTLRARDLPPFAAAVAAGVRCVLTAHVRFPALDHRPATMSPPLLHLLRRELGFDGVVISDAVDMAAVASSVGTGPGAVAAVVAGVDLVCIGNPQNGYDDETGYREVRDALLAAVADGTLPRERLADAGRRVAELAAWVRAAPAGPGDVDGTQVVRRVAEVAGDVRIGKGTHVLDLRGAVSIADGRAGEPRVVEALRHHDPAVTAGPGTPPGRPLVVVVRGPSPAFDAVRAARPDAVALHVGLPGDWHPPAPSITTWGDGRAHAEVAAQLLRGTR; translated from the coding sequence GTGACCACCGACGAGCGGCTCGTCGACGCGGTGCTGCTCCCCGGCTTCACCGGGACGACCGTGCCCGGCTGGCTGGCCCGCGCCGCCGACGCGGGGCTCGCCGGGGTCTGCTTGTTCGCCGGGAACGTCGGCCCCGGTCTCTCCGCGCTCACCGATGAGCTGCACGGGCGCCGCCCCGGCTTCCTCGTCGCATCCGACGAGGAAGGCGGCTCGGTCACCCGCCTCGACGTCCCGGCCCCGAGCGCGGCCGCACTGGGGCGGCTCGACGACGAGACCGTCACCGAGGCGGTGGCCGCCGGGATCGGGGCGCAGTGCCGGGCGCGCGGGATCGACCTCGCGCTCGCGCCGGTGGCCGACGTGAACGCGGAACCGGACAACCCGGTGATCGGCATCCGGTCCTTCGGCGCCACCCCGGAGCTCGTGGCCCGGCACACCGCGGCGTTCGTCCGCGGGATGCAGGGAGCAGGCACGGCGGCGACCGCGAAGCACTTCCCCGGCCACGGGTGCACCACCGTCGACTCCCACCTGGCCCTGCCGGTGATCGGCGACGACGCTGGCACGCTGCGGGCCCGGGACCTCCCGCCGTTCGCAGCGGCGGTCGCCGCGGGGGTGCGGTGCGTGCTCACCGCGCACGTGCGCTTCCCCGCGCTCGACCACCGGCCGGCCACGATGAGCCCGCCGCTCCTGCACCTGCTGCGCCGCGAGCTGGGCTTCGACGGCGTCGTGATCAGCGACGCCGTCGACATGGCCGCGGTCGCCTCCTCGGTCGGGACGGGCCCGGGCGCGGTCGCAGCCGTCGTGGCCGGGGTCGACCTGGTCTGCATCGGCAACCCGCAGAACGGCTACGACGACGAGACCGGCTACCGCGAGGTGCGCGACGCGCTGCTCGCCGCGGTCGCCGACGGCACCCTGCCCCGGGAGCGGCTGGCCGATGCCGGGCGGCGGGTCGCGGAGCTGGCCGCATGGGTCCGCGCAGCACCCGCCGGTCCCGGCGATGTGGACGGCACGCAGGTCGTGCGCCGGGTCGCGGAAGTGGCCGGGGACGTGCGCATCGGGAAGGGGACGCACGTGCTCGACCTGCGCGGCGCGGTGAGCATCGCCGACGGCCGGGCCGGGGAACCGCGCGTGGTCGAGGCCTTGCGCCACCACGACCCCGCGGTGACGGCGGGTCCCGGCACCCCGCCCGGCCGGCCGCTCGTGGTGGTGGTGCGTGGCCCCTCGCCCGCGTTCGACGCCGTCCGGGCCGCCCGACCGGACGCGGTGGCACTGCACGTCGGGCTCCCGGGGGACTGGCACCCGCCGGCACCGTCGATCACCACGTGGGGGGACGGGCGCGCGCACGCCGAAGTCGCGGCGCAACTACTGAGGGGCACCCGATAG
- a CDS encoding alpha/beta fold hydrolase, with product MERFVDVEPGVRLWVEDIEPTGSHPGEPLLLVMGANASGLVWPDPLVAQLAEHHRVIRYDHRDTGRSTAFEDDPYGITDLAEDAIAVLDALDVPRAHVVGMSMGGYLVQLMLLDHPDRIATATLFCTGPLPFADPAPTPPLPGPDPALLRLWAEMDDPRDVEGEIAWRLEHWRMLNGSGTLFDPAEFRALEERVIAHAGTHDPVVAHARMATDGMERGAELAAVTVPTLVIEAPEDPAFPPPNSGVLARSLGQGRLVRIPGMGHAINRTVISPLAAAILTQTTRAAAAPA from the coding sequence GTGGAACGCTTCGTCGACGTCGAGCCCGGTGTCCGCCTCTGGGTCGAGGACATCGAGCCCACCGGGTCCCACCCGGGTGAGCCGCTGCTGCTCGTGATGGGCGCCAACGCCTCCGGCCTCGTCTGGCCCGACCCACTCGTCGCCCAGCTCGCCGAGCACCACCGCGTCATCCGCTACGACCATCGCGACACCGGGCGTTCCACCGCGTTCGAGGACGACCCCTACGGGATCACGGACCTCGCCGAGGACGCGATCGCCGTGCTCGACGCGCTCGACGTCCCGCGCGCGCACGTGGTCGGGATGTCGATGGGCGGGTACCTCGTGCAGCTCATGCTGCTGGACCACCCCGACCGCATCGCCACCGCCACGCTCTTCTGCACCGGGCCGCTCCCGTTCGCGGATCCCGCACCCACGCCGCCCCTCCCCGGCCCGGACCCGGCGCTGCTGCGCCTGTGGGCCGAGATGGACGACCCCCGCGACGTCGAGGGCGAGATCGCGTGGCGGCTGGAGCACTGGCGCATGCTCAACGGCTCCGGCACCCTGTTCGACCCGGCGGAGTTCCGCGCCCTCGAAGAACGCGTCATCGCCCACGCCGGCACGCACGACCCCGTGGTCGCGCACGCCCGGATGGCCACCGACGGGATGGAGCGCGGAGCCGAGCTGGCCGCCGTCACGGTGCCGACGCTCGTGATCGAGGCGCCGGAGGACCCGGCGTTCCCGCCACCCAACTCGGGCGTGCTGGCCCGATCGCTCGGGCAGGGCAGGCTGGTCCGGATCCCCGGGATGGGCCACGCGATCAACCGGACCGTGATCTCCCCGCTCGCCGCCGCGATCCTCACGCAGACCACGCGAGCGGCCGCCGCCCCCGCCTGA
- a CDS encoding ParA family protein, translating into MKVVAVINHKGGVGKTTLTANLGAGFAARGQKVLLVDLDGQASLTISFFTQSEWTADLLPEKTIKHWFDRIGSDNAESPAKLVSTPPRVQDKLARGTGRLDLIAAHRDLTDVETNLAAELLSAPGRFGELHGSLRGMLAHDDFADYDTVLIDCAPNFGLIAKNAVAASDLLLIPTKPDYLSTNGIDSLGLKIRSFVEEYNEHSEVPVERPAASVVFTMVQNQNGAPIEAQRSVISRIEAREVPTFATTIRDSKAVYGPAPEHGVPVILGGTGRAATRELRDMVSELSGRLERIAP; encoded by the coding sequence GTGAAGGTCGTCGCCGTCATCAACCACAAGGGAGGGGTGGGCAAGACCACCCTCACGGCCAACCTCGGCGCCGGGTTCGCGGCCCGAGGTCAGAAGGTGCTACTCGTCGATCTGGACGGGCAGGCCAGCCTCACGATCTCGTTCTTCACCCAGAGCGAGTGGACGGCTGACCTGCTGCCGGAAAAGACGATCAAGCACTGGTTCGATCGGATCGGGAGCGACAACGCCGAGTCCCCGGCGAAGCTCGTCTCCACCCCGCCTCGCGTCCAGGACAAGCTGGCGCGCGGCACCGGGCGGCTGGACCTCATCGCCGCCCACCGCGACCTCACGGACGTGGAAACCAATCTGGCCGCGGAGCTGCTCTCGGCGCCCGGGCGGTTCGGCGAGCTGCACGGCAGCCTGCGCGGGATGCTCGCCCACGACGATTTCGCCGACTACGACACGGTTCTCATCGACTGCGCTCCGAACTTCGGGCTCATCGCGAAGAACGCCGTCGCGGCCAGCGACCTGCTGCTGATCCCGACCAAGCCGGACTACCTGTCCACCAACGGCATCGACTCGCTCGGACTGAAGATCCGCTCGTTCGTCGAGGAGTACAACGAGCACTCCGAGGTTCCGGTCGAGCGGCCCGCCGCGTCCGTCGTGTTCACGATGGTGCAGAACCAGAACGGCGCCCCCATCGAGGCGCAGCGCAGTGTGATCAGCCGGATCGAGGCCCGCGAGGTCCCCACGTTCGCGACCACGATCCGCGACAGCAAGGCCGTCTACGGCCCGGCGCCCGAGCACGGCGTGCCGGTGATCCTCGGCGGCACGGGGCGGGCCGCCACCCGTGAGCTGCGCGACATGGTGTCCGAGCTGTCGGGCCGGCTGGAGAGGATTGCGCCGTGA
- a CDS encoding TMEM165/GDT1 family protein, translated as MDGFLIAFAVSFGVVFVAELGDKSQLMALAFATRYRALPVLVGITIATTAVHLISVAVGHGLGAALPTGWIALVAAVAFVGFGAWTLRGDRLTAAERAKAERATGSAVLASSVAFFLAELGDKTMLATITLATQYGWFGVWLGSTLGMVAADALAIVVGRKLGRLLPERAVQIGAAVLFFLFGGSLAVQAAGELTGRSAWNVLADALDHHAAGWLALVIAALVAVLGAVGGRRLLHASPARRAIGRAERVRGSAAWWSRVLHGVATVLGLVAPLLVAADVVDPIALFDDPGLVVIGAGLALLGVALVLASQIELRRGGSADPVLASRGLRSRMRNPGLTGIVLATAGTLVMVPTLVGVLAAVLLVVSVRIQVRAVREPMLAELHGEEYVAYAARTGRYLPRLTPSRS; from the coding sequence ATGGACGGATTCCTGATTGCCTTCGCCGTCAGCTTCGGGGTGGTGTTCGTCGCCGAGCTCGGCGACAAGTCCCAGCTGATGGCCCTCGCGTTCGCCACGCGCTACCGGGCCCTCCCGGTGCTCGTGGGCATCACCATCGCCACCACGGCGGTGCACCTGATCTCGGTCGCGGTCGGGCACGGGCTGGGCGCCGCGCTCCCCACTGGGTGGATTGCGCTGGTGGCCGCGGTCGCCTTCGTCGGGTTCGGGGCCTGGACCTTGCGCGGCGACCGGCTGACGGCGGCCGAGCGGGCCAAGGCCGAGCGGGCCACCGGGTCGGCCGTGCTCGCCTCGTCGGTGGCGTTCTTCCTCGCCGAGCTCGGCGACAAGACGATGCTCGCCACGATCACCCTGGCCACCCAGTACGGCTGGTTCGGGGTGTGGCTCGGCTCCACCCTCGGGATGGTGGCCGCGGACGCGCTGGCGATCGTCGTCGGGCGGAAGCTGGGGCGGCTGCTGCCGGAGCGCGCCGTCCAGATCGGCGCCGCCGTGCTGTTCTTCCTGTTCGGTGGCTCGCTGGCGGTGCAGGCCGCGGGGGAGCTCACCGGTCGTTCCGCCTGGAACGTGCTGGCGGACGCACTGGACCACCACGCAGCAGGCTGGCTCGCACTCGTGATCGCCGCGCTCGTGGCGGTGCTGGGCGCGGTCGGTGGGCGCCGCCTGCTGCACGCCTCGCCCGCCCGCCGCGCGATCGGTCGGGCGGAGCGCGTGCGGGGCTCGGCCGCATGGTGGAGCCGCGTGCTCCACGGCGTCGCCACGGTGCTCGGCCTCGTGGCGCCGCTGCTCGTGGCCGCCGACGTCGTCGACCCGATCGCGCTGTTCGACGACCCCGGCCTCGTCGTGATCGGTGCCGGCCTGGCCCTGCTCGGGGTGGCCCTGGTGCTCGCGTCGCAGATCGAGCTGCGACGCGGTGGGTCCGCCGACCCGGTGCTCGCCAGTCGCGGGCTGCGGTCGCGGATGCGCAACCCCGGCCTCACGGGCATCGTCCTGGCCACGGCGGGCACGCTCGTGATGGTGCCGACGCTGGTCGGCGTGCTGGCCGCGGTGCTGCTCGTCGTGTCGGTGCGCATCCAGGTGCGTGCGGTGCGGGAGCCGATGCTGGCGGAGCTGCACGGCGAGGAGTACGTCGCCTACGCGGCCCGAACCGGCCGCTACCTACCCCGGTTGACGCCGTCCCGGTCGTGA
- a CDS encoding sugar ABC transporter substrate-binding protein, translating into MPGSRTARRSAVAVLAVAALALTGCGGGGTASGGGGDRTLTVWIMEGTNPDAQPFFSELSTAFQQRTGATLDVQFVQWASAHDKFVTAIAGGTTPDVAEIGTTWVGEFGDAGALVDLTPRVQEAGLSDGLVDGLVEAGTLGGALYGMPWYAGVRSIVYRTDVFAELGLQPPTTWDELVAVGQRIKEARPDLLPLPIAGDNEFIVYPFVWGAGGQIATQNGDTWTSGIDSPQARAGIQFYADLALEHGFSTPAAATWRETDVRDSFTKGQSAMIFSGSWTPKAILEAAPDLQGKIGAFPIPGPTGGLAPSVLGGSLLSIFETSDDQDLAWQLVETMGTGDFAAKWAQESSYFPGTTALLNEAARSPDPLVAPFAMQMVDSGRSVPVTPAFGQIQGKKTIAAMMRSVLTGEATVEQATSTAAAEMNEIFASGA; encoded by the coding sequence ATGCCCGGATCCCGAACGGCACGCCGGAGCGCGGTAGCGGTCCTCGCCGTCGCCGCTCTGGCCCTGACCGGATGCGGCGGCGGCGGAACCGCCTCCGGCGGCGGCGGTGACCGCACCCTGACCGTCTGGATCATGGAGGGCACCAACCCGGACGCCCAACCGTTCTTCTCCGAGCTCTCCACCGCGTTCCAGCAGCGCACCGGCGCCACGCTGGACGTGCAGTTCGTGCAGTGGGCCTCCGCGCACGACAAGTTCGTCACCGCGATCGCGGGCGGCACCACGCCGGACGTCGCGGAGATCGGCACCACGTGGGTCGGCGAGTTCGGTGACGCGGGCGCGCTGGTCGACCTCACCCCGCGCGTGCAGGAGGCCGGGCTGTCCGACGGCCTCGTCGACGGACTCGTGGAGGCCGGGACGCTCGGCGGTGCGCTCTACGGCATGCCCTGGTACGCGGGCGTCCGCTCGATCGTCTACCGCACCGACGTGTTCGCCGAGCTGGGACTGCAGCCGCCCACCACGTGGGACGAGCTCGTGGCCGTCGGGCAGCGCATCAAGGAGGCGCGTCCCGATCTCCTGCCGCTGCCGATCGCGGGCGACAACGAGTTCATCGTCTACCCCTTCGTGTGGGGCGCGGGCGGGCAGATCGCCACGCAGAACGGCGACACCTGGACCAGCGGCATCGACTCCCCCCAGGCCCGTGCCGGCATCCAATTCTACGCGGACCTCGCGCTGGAACACGGGTTCTCCACACCCGCGGCGGCCACCTGGCGCGAGACCGACGTGCGCGACTCCTTCACCAAGGGCCAGTCGGCGATGATCTTCTCCGGCAGCTGGACGCCGAAGGCCATCCTCGAGGCCGCACCCGACCTGCAGGGCAAGATCGGCGCGTTCCCGATCCCCGGGCCGACCGGCGGGCTCGCCCCTTCGGTGCTGGGCGGGTCGCTGCTGTCGATCTTCGAGACCAGCGACGACCAGGACCTGGCGTGGCAGCTCGTCGAGACGATGGGCACGGGCGACTTCGCCGCCAAGTGGGCGCAGGAGTCCAGCTACTTCCCGGGCACCACGGCGCTGCTGAACGAGGCCGCCCGGTCGCCCGACCCGCTCGTGGCGCCGTTCGCCATGCAGATGGTCGACTCAGGGCGCAGCGTGCCGGTCACCCCGGCCTTCGGCCAGATCCAGGGCAAGAAGACGATCGCGGCCATGATGCGCTCCGTCCTCACGGGCGAGGCCACCGTGGAGCAGGCCACCTCCACCGCGGCGGCGGAGATGAACGAGATCTTCGCCAGCGGCGCATGA
- a CDS encoding carbohydrate ABC transporter permease, with product MRAAAKGLGVTGVLVFTLFPVYLMIVTALNGEANAGSRTLWPDEWTFRNFAYVVTEGGFGRYLTNSLVVALATVLAGALLALLAAVAVARFRFRFRTSVLVMVLIIQMVPVEALVIPLFIQARTFQMLDSLFGLVVVYLAFSLPFAIWTLRGFVAAVPVELEEAAYLDGASWGRMFRSVLLPLVAPGLVATSVFSFIVAWNEFIFALTFMSDDQNYTVAVGLRRFFGQHATDWGAVMAASTLITIPVMVFFVIAQKRLTDGLVAGAVKG from the coding sequence GTGAGGGCTGCCGCGAAGGGCCTCGGGGTCACCGGCGTGCTCGTCTTCACGCTGTTCCCCGTGTACCTCATGATCGTCACCGCCCTCAACGGCGAGGCGAACGCCGGCTCCCGCACCCTGTGGCCGGACGAGTGGACCTTCCGCAACTTCGCCTACGTCGTCACGGAGGGCGGGTTCGGGCGGTACCTGACGAACTCGCTGGTCGTCGCGCTCGCCACCGTGCTCGCAGGCGCCCTGCTCGCCCTGCTGGCCGCGGTGGCCGTCGCCCGGTTCCGCTTCCGGTTCAGGACGTCCGTGCTGGTGATGGTGCTGATCATCCAGATGGTGCCGGTGGAGGCGCTGGTCATCCCCCTGTTCATCCAGGCACGCACCTTCCAGATGCTGGACAGCCTGTTCGGGCTCGTCGTCGTGTACCTGGCGTTCTCGCTGCCGTTCGCGATCTGGACGCTCCGGGGGTTCGTCGCCGCGGTGCCCGTCGAGCTGGAGGAGGCCGCCTACCTCGACGGAGCATCGTGGGGACGGATGTTCCGGTCGGTGCTGCTGCCGCTGGTGGCGCCCGGGCTCGTCGCCACGAGCGTGTTCTCGTTCATCGTGGCCTGGAACGAGTTCATCTTCGCCCTGACGTTCATGTCCGACGACCAGAACTACACCGTTGCGGTCGGGCTGCGCCGCTTCTTCGGCCAGCACGCCACCGACTGGGGCGCCGTGATGGCCGCGTCCACGCTGATCACGATCCCGGTGATGGTGTTCTTCGTGATCGCGCAGAAGCGGCTCACCGACGGCCTGGTGGCGGGTGCGGTGAAGGGGTGA
- the mihF gene encoding integration host factor, actinobacterial type yields the protein MALPTLTPEQRAEALKKAAAARTARKELRDAIARGEQTIPAVLDRAKTDQVVGKTKVADLLKSLPGYGPAKVSALLEQTGIDASRRAAGLGDRQRQALIDALK from the coding sequence ATGGCACTGCCCACGCTCACTCCGGAGCAGCGCGCCGAGGCCCTGAAGAAGGCCGCGGCCGCACGCACCGCCCGCAAGGAGCTCCGCGACGCGATCGCGCGCGGCGAGCAGACGATCCCCGCGGTTCTCGACCGCGCCAAGACCGACCAGGTCGTCGGCAAGACCAAGGTGGCCGACCTGCTCAAGAGCCTGCCCGGCTACGGCCCCGCCAAGGTCTCGGCCCTGCTGGAGCAGACCGGCATCGACGCGTCCCGCCGCGCCGCCGGTCTCGGCGACCGCCAGCGCCAGGCGCTCATCGACGCACTCAAGTGA
- a CDS encoding GntR family transcriptional regulator: MSAPSTETDKQRRLRARLAELISAMSPGEPLPAERDLARELGVARMTLRRAVDGLVAEAVLVRRQGAGTFVAAGREAHRLAANSFSTDMRSRGLRPGSRTLRSGRAPAGVMLAALLEVPTGTPVLHVRRLRLADDEPMAVEDLHVPADLVPGLTGADLEDRSYYEVLAERYGHRIASGTQTAEAALTSAEDAAVLGVEPGAPAFCFERTCRVDGGRVAEFVRSIYRGDRYRIMADIYPS; this comes from the coding sequence ATGAGCGCTCCGTCGACGGAGACCGACAAGCAGCGGCGCCTGCGAGCGCGGCTCGCCGAGCTGATCTCCGCGATGTCCCCCGGCGAGCCGCTCCCCGCCGAGCGCGACCTGGCACGCGAGCTGGGTGTCGCCCGGATGACGCTGCGCCGCGCCGTCGACGGGCTCGTCGCCGAAGCCGTGCTCGTGCGCCGGCAGGGCGCCGGCACGTTCGTCGCAGCGGGCAGGGAGGCACACCGCCTCGCGGCCAACTCGTTCTCGACCGACATGCGCTCCCGCGGCCTCCGACCCGGCAGCCGCACGCTGCGGTCGGGCCGCGCCCCGGCAGGCGTGATGCTGGCGGCGCTGCTCGAGGTGCCGACGGGCACGCCGGTCCTGCACGTGCGACGGCTGCGACTGGCCGACGACGAGCCGATGGCCGTGGAGGACCTGCACGTCCCCGCCGACCTCGTACCCGGCCTCACCGGCGCCGACCTGGAGGACCGCTCCTACTACGAGGTGCTCGCCGAGCGGTACGGGCACCGCATCGCCTCGGGCACCCAGACCGCCGAGGCCGCCCTCACCAGCGCCGAGGACGCCGCGGTGCTCGGGGTCGAGCCCGGCGCCCCCGCGTTCTGCTTCGAGCGCACCTGCCGGGTGGACGGCGGGCGGGTGGCCGAGTTCGTGCGGTCGATCTACCGAGGCGATCGCTACCGCATCATGGCCGACATCTACCCGTCGTAA
- a CDS encoding SMP-30/gluconolactonase/LRE family protein, producing MTREITAEQATAAVAEHGEGPVWDASRGVLASVDMLRGDLLTVDLLRDGAELAEVRRRHVGDVLAALRPRARGGWVVALERGFGLLDEPGSSGDGAARPLGELWSDQGVRMNDGGCDPTGGFWCGSMAYDSTPGRGSLYRLAPDGSVATMLTGVTVSNGLCWAPDGSRAYYVDSGTGGIDVLTVDLAAPAVTSRDRFVDVEGGTPDGLTVDADGGIWVALWGGSAVHRYTPDGELDAVVRVPTTHPTACAFAGPELDELWITTSATGAGGQDGRAGALYRCVPGVRGLEPLPFRG from the coding sequence ATGACTCGTGAGATCACCGCCGAGCAAGCCACCGCCGCCGTCGCCGAGCACGGCGAGGGACCCGTCTGGGACGCGAGCCGCGGCGTACTCGCCTCTGTGGACATGCTCCGCGGCGACCTGCTCACCGTCGACCTGCTGCGCGACGGGGCCGAGCTCGCCGAGGTGCGCCGCCGGCACGTGGGCGACGTCCTCGCCGCCCTGCGCCCCCGGGCCCGCGGCGGCTGGGTGGTGGCGCTCGAGCGCGGGTTCGGGCTGCTCGACGAGCCGGGATCTTCCGGGGATGGTGCGGCACGGCCGCTCGGCGAGCTGTGGTCCGACCAGGGCGTCCGCATGAACGACGGCGGCTGCGACCCCACAGGCGGCTTCTGGTGCGGCTCGATGGCCTACGACTCCACCCCCGGCCGGGGGTCGCTGTACCGGCTCGCCCCTGACGGGTCGGTCGCGACGATGCTCACCGGCGTCACGGTCTCCAACGGCCTCTGCTGGGCGCCCGACGGCTCCCGCGCCTACTACGTCGACTCCGGCACCGGCGGGATCGACGTGCTGACCGTCGACCTCGCCGCGCCGGCCGTGACCTCCCGGGACCGGTTCGTCGACGTCGAGGGCGGCACACCCGACGGGCTCACCGTGGACGCGGACGGCGGGATCTGGGTGGCGCTGTGGGGCGGCTCCGCCGTGCACCGCTACACGCCCGACGGCGAGCTCGACGCGGTCGTTCGGGTACCCACCACACACCCCACTGCCTGCGCGTTCGCCGGTCCCGAGCTGGACGAGCTGTGGATCACCACATCGGCGACCGGCGCTGGCGGGCAGGACGGCCGCGCGGGTGCCCTGTACCGGTGCGTGCCGGGTGTCCGCGGGCTCGAACCGCTCCCTTTTCGCGGGTGA